Proteins from a single region of Nitrososphaerales archaeon:
- a CDS encoding V-type ATP synthase subunit B, with amino-acid sequence MSRSSSGLEYNKVAEIRGPLLVVDGVEKAAFDELVEIEDSEGRRRLARVLETGFGKAVVQVFEGTSGLSISGTKARFLGRTMELPVSDQLLGRVFDGLGKPLDGLPEPVAKSFRDVNGAPINPERREYPTDLIQTGVSVIDGMLTLVRGQKLPIFSGAGMPHNNLAAQIARQATVVGEGEEFAVVFAAVGVSSSDAIFFQRTLAESGAIRRSVLYLNLADDPAIERVITPRVALTAAEYLAYELGMHVLVIITDITNYAEALREISAAREEVPGRKGFPGYLYTDLATLYERAGRIKERKGSITQMPILSMPSDDVTHPIPDLTGYITEGQIFLGRELFRKGIYPPVYVLSSLSRLMGPALGHVIKEGRARADHHQVGNQLYNAYARAVELRALAEIVGKSGLTGSDLQYLKFGDYFEQRYLNQGYDENRTFEDTLRIAWEALSILPQSELTNIKEEFIKKYYVAEKSAE; translated from the coding sequence GTGAGCAGGTCTTCGTCCGGGCTCGAATACAACAAGGTCGCGGAGATCAGGGGCCCGCTGCTCGTCGTCGATGGCGTCGAGAAGGCCGCATTCGACGAGCTAGTCGAGATCGAGGACAGCGAGGGAAGGAGGAGGCTCGCAAGGGTCCTGGAGACTGGGTTCGGCAAGGCTGTGGTGCAGGTGTTCGAGGGAACGTCAGGACTTTCGATAAGCGGAACGAAGGCCAGGTTCCTGGGCAGGACGATGGAGCTTCCTGTGTCTGACCAACTGCTCGGCAGGGTCTTCGACGGGCTGGGCAAGCCGCTGGACGGCCTCCCAGAACCAGTCGCAAAGAGCTTCCGCGACGTCAACGGTGCTCCGATCAATCCCGAGAGGAGGGAGTATCCTACCGACCTGATTCAGACCGGCGTCTCTGTCATCGACGGGATGCTGACTCTCGTGAGAGGACAGAAGCTCCCAATCTTCTCCGGCGCTGGAATGCCGCACAACAACCTTGCAGCGCAAATCGCAAGGCAGGCGACTGTGGTGGGCGAAGGCGAGGAGTTCGCCGTGGTCTTCGCCGCAGTCGGTGTGTCAAGCAGCGATGCGATATTCTTCCAGCGGACCCTCGCAGAGTCTGGCGCGATCAGGAGGAGCGTCCTGTACCTGAACCTCGCCGACGACCCGGCGATCGAGCGAGTCATCACCCCGCGCGTCGCCCTGACTGCCGCTGAGTACCTCGCCTACGAGCTGGGCATGCACGTGCTAGTCATAATCACCGACATCACCAACTACGCAGAGGCGCTCAGGGAGATCTCCGCTGCAAGGGAGGAGGTCCCGGGAAGGAAGGGCTTCCCAGGCTATCTCTACACGGACCTCGCGACTCTCTACGAGCGAGCAGGCAGAATCAAGGAAAGGAAGGGAAGCATAACTCAGATGCCGATTCTCTCCATGCCGAGCGACGACGTGACCCACCCGATCCCTGACCTGACGGGTTACATCACGGAGGGCCAGATCTTCCTCGGGAGGGAGCTGTTCAGGAAGGGCATCTACCCTCCGGTCTATGTCCTCTCCAGCCTGAGCAGGCTGATGGGCCCGGCGCTCGGCCACGTAATCAAGGAAGGCAGGGCGAGGGCTGACCACCACCAGGTGGGCAACCAGCTCTACAACGCGTACGCGAGGGCGGTCGAGCTGAGGGCGCTGGCAGAGATAGTCGGCAAGTCCGGCCTGACAGGTTCGGACCTGCAGTATCTGAAGTTCGGAGACTACTTCGAGCAGAGGTACCTGAACCAGGGCTACGACGAGAACAGGACGTTCGAGGACACACTGCGCATCGCGTGGGAGGCGCTCTCTATCCTCCCTCAGAGCGAGCTGACGAACATCAAGGAAGAGTTCATCAAGAAGTACTACGTCGCGGAAAAGTCGGCCGAGTAG
- a CDS encoding V-type ATP synthase subunit A: protein MAVKGKIEWISGPAVKASGMSTAKMYEVVAVGEEKLIGEIIKLTGDIAFVQVYESTSGLRPGEPVEGTGQPLSTTLGPGMMGTIYDGLQRPLDVIAKKAGAFITRGVTANSIPFDKLWEFVPIVKTGDEIGGGSVIGKVQETPLIEHRILVPPTASKAKVKDVVKVGKFKIDETVVTTEDKNGKKLELTLYHRWPVRTPRPVRERLDPEIPLLTGQRVLDCFFPMSKGGTGAIPGAFGTGKTVTLHSVAKYADAKVVFHIGCGERGNEMTEVLVEFPELIDPQSGRPLMERTILIANVSNMPVAAREASIYTGVTMAEYYRDMGYDTVLVADSTSRWAEALREISGRLEEMPAEEGYPSYLASRLAEFYERAGRVNVLGTPERTGSITLIGAVSPAGGDFTEPVTSQTIRFVRTFWSLDARLAYSRHYPSINWMTSYSGYIESVSKWWNERIDKEWLSIRSDAYGILQREDALKEIVRLLGPEALPDEEKLILDVARMIQIGFLQQNAYDNTDAYCSPQKQLKMMKMYVQFYQEALKALRNGVPLAKIRAMQVTAPMLRSKFALTNDELDKLDALVKQMYDEFASLSGVQEVKVK, encoded by the coding sequence GTGGCAGTCAAAGGCAAAATCGAGTGGATCTCCGGTCCTGCGGTCAAGGCTTCAGGGATGTCCACCGCGAAGATGTACGAGGTCGTGGCGGTGGGCGAGGAGAAGCTCATAGGCGAAATAATCAAGCTGACAGGAGACATCGCCTTCGTGCAGGTTTACGAATCGACCTCCGGCCTCAGACCCGGGGAACCAGTAGAGGGAACCGGCCAACCACTGTCGACGACTCTCGGGCCTGGCATGATGGGCACCATCTACGACGGTTTGCAGAGGCCCCTCGACGTCATCGCAAAGAAGGCAGGCGCGTTCATCACGAGGGGCGTAACAGCGAACTCGATTCCGTTTGACAAGCTGTGGGAGTTCGTGCCCATCGTGAAGACAGGCGACGAGATAGGGGGAGGGAGCGTGATCGGGAAGGTCCAGGAGACGCCGCTCATTGAGCACAGAATACTCGTTCCGCCGACAGCGTCCAAGGCCAAGGTCAAGGACGTGGTGAAGGTTGGAAAGTTCAAAATCGACGAGACCGTCGTTACAACAGAAGACAAGAATGGTAAGAAGCTCGAACTGACGCTCTACCACAGGTGGCCTGTGAGGACCCCTCGACCGGTTCGCGAAAGACTCGACCCAGAGATTCCTCTGCTGACAGGCCAGAGGGTGCTTGACTGTTTCTTCCCGATGTCGAAAGGAGGGACGGGCGCGATTCCCGGCGCGTTCGGGACCGGAAAAACCGTGACCCTACACAGTGTGGCAAAATATGCAGACGCGAAAGTAGTCTTCCATATTGGCTGCGGTGAGCGCGGGAACGAAATGACCGAGGTGCTCGTCGAGTTCCCCGAGCTGATCGACCCGCAGAGCGGCAGGCCGCTGATGGAGAGGACGATACTCATCGCAAACGTCAGCAACATGCCCGTTGCCGCGAGAGAGGCGAGCATCTACACGGGCGTGACGATGGCAGAGTACTACAGGGACATGGGCTACGACACAGTACTCGTCGCAGACTCCACGAGCAGATGGGCAGAGGCTCTCCGCGAGATAAGCGGAAGGCTGGAGGAGATGCCCGCGGAGGAGGGATACCCGTCGTACCTCGCTTCCAGGCTGGCAGAGTTCTACGAGAGGGCCGGGAGGGTCAACGTACTCGGGACGCCAGAAAGGACTGGATCGATCACCCTGATTGGCGCGGTCTCCCCAGCAGGTGGAGACTTCACAGAGCCGGTCACGTCGCAGACGATCAGGTTTGTCAGGACGTTCTGGTCGCTCGACGCGAGGCTCGCCTATTCCAGGCACTACCCCTCTATCAACTGGATGACCTCATACTCCGGCTACATCGAGTCGGTCAGCAAGTGGTGGAACGAGAGGATTGACAAGGAGTGGCTTTCTATCAGGTCCGACGCCTACGGCATCCTGCAGAGGGAGGACGCACTGAAGGAGATCGTAAGGCTGCTCGGCCCCGAGGCCCTGCCTGACGAGGAGAAGCTCATCCTCGACGTGGCAAGGATGATCCAGATAGGCTTCTTGCAGCAGAACGCCTACGACAACACCGACGCCTACTGCAGTCCGCAGAAGCAGCTCAAGATGATGAAGATGTACGTCCAGTTCTACCAGGAGGCCCTGAAGGCTCTCAGGAACGGTGTCCCGCTGGCGAAGATCAGGGCGATGCAGGTTACGGCCCCGATGCTCAGGTCCAAGTTCGCGCTCACAAACGACGAGCTGGACAAGCTCGACGCACTGGTCAAACAGATGTACGACGAGTTTGCCTCGCTCTCCGGCGTCCAGGAGGTCAAGGTCAAGTGA
- a CDS encoding V-type ATP synthase subunit D, with product MSVASGSNVLPTKIELIGTRRRLQTARRVKKVLDDKRDVLLKRLDEMIQQASKARDEISEPLSDAYLALYDAYLKLGPLRLEGIAANTPPMVEAEVSVRRVVDVDVPSLKLSEKETGMTYGFADTNVAVDRASRQMRKVLPSIFRAAEFENAIFRLAKELEKTQRLLNALEYMIIPRYETSIRFIQATLEEREREEFVRLKHVKKILERKAAA from the coding sequence ATGTCAGTCGCCTCAGGCTCCAACGTACTCCCGACAAAGATAGAACTCATCGGCACGAGGAGGCGGCTCCAGACTGCGAGGAGGGTGAAGAAGGTCCTCGACGACAAGAGGGACGTGCTCCTCAAGAGGCTCGACGAGATGATCCAGCAGGCGAGCAAGGCGCGCGACGAGATATCGGAGCCTCTCTCCGACGCATACCTCGCACTCTACGACGCCTACCTCAAGCTCGGCCCGCTTAGGCTGGAGGGGATAGCAGCAAACACACCGCCGATGGTCGAGGCGGAGGTGAGCGTCAGGAGGGTCGTTGACGTGGACGTGCCGTCCCTCAAGCTCTCGGAGAAGGAGACGGGGATGACATACGGATTCGCAGATACGAACGTGGCCGTCGACAGGGCTTCTAGACAGATGAGGAAGGTCCTGCCTTCCATCTTCAGGGCCGCCGAGTTCGAGAACGCAATCTTCAGACTGGCAAAGGAGCTGGAGAAGACCCAGAGGCTGCTGAACGCCCTGGAGTACATGATCATACCCCGCTATGAGACATCGATCAGGTTCATCCAAGCCACCCTTGAAGAAAGGGAGAGAGAGGAGTTCGTCAGGCTAAAACATGTAAAGAAGATACTCGAGAGGAAGGCGGCAGCATGA